A window from Bacillota bacterium encodes these proteins:
- a CDS encoding creatininase family protein: MARIETLWTTMAAFREAVRSTDLAILPVGSLEAHGEHLPLGSDILAPVELARRVAELLEDRVMVYPPIPYGHSWDLSVYPGTVNVPDDVFRAYVAAVGASIAESGVRRLAVFNGHGGNTGALRGAAEAIAEHGAEVAIWSWWLDFAPEIRRICQGQGHAGEDETSVLLAIDERRVDMSRAHVHWPEQPLGVRVYRVGGALEEYRWAQSGDATLATREKGEQILRVVSGLLAERLRAWKAATG, encoded by the coding sequence GTGGCGAGGATCGAGACGCTCTGGACGACGATGGCCGCCTTCCGCGAGGCGGTCCGCAGCACCGACCTGGCGATTCTGCCGGTGGGCTCGCTGGAGGCGCACGGTGAGCACCTGCCCCTGGGCTCCGACATCCTGGCGCCGGTCGAGCTGGCCCGGCGGGTGGCGGAGCTGCTGGAGGACCGGGTGATGGTCTACCCGCCCATCCCGTACGGCCACTCCTGGGACCTCTCGGTCTACCCGGGGACGGTCAACGTGCCGGACGACGTCTTCCGTGCCTACGTGGCGGCGGTGGGTGCCTCCATCGCCGAGAGCGGGGTCCGCCGGCTGGCCGTCTTCAACGGCCACGGCGGCAACACCGGGGCGCTCCGGGGGGCGGCCGAGGCGATCGCGGAGCACGGCGCCGAGGTGGCGATCTGGTCCTGGTGGCTGGACTTCGCCCCCGAGATCCGGCGCATCTGCCAGGGGCAGGGGCACGCGGGCGAGGACGAGACCTCCGTCCTCCTGGCGATCGACGAGCGTCGCGTCGACATGAGCCGGGCGCACGTCCACTGGCCCGAGCAGCCGCTGGGCGTCCGCGTCTACCGGGTGGGCGGCGCGCTGGAGGAGTACCGCTGGGCGCAGTCGGGCGACGCCACCCTGGCCACCCGGGAGAAGGGCGAGCAGATCCTCCGCGTGGTCTCCGGGCTCCTGGCCGAGCGGCTGCGCGCCTGGAAGGCGGCCACGGGATGA
- a CDS encoding MoaD/ThiS family protein, translating into MTWVKIAVRLYANLRQVAGTSSETLEVPDRATVRFALERLFEGHPALRGEILDERGEVRPFVHIFRNGREVRWQGGLETVLEADDAISLFPPIAGG; encoded by the coding sequence GTGACCTGGGTGAAGATCGCGGTACGGCTCTACGCCAACCTGCGGCAGGTCGCGGGCACGTCGTCGGAGACCCTGGAGGTTCCGGACCGGGCCACGGTGCGCTTCGCCCTGGAGAGGCTCTTCGAGGGACATCCGGCTCTGCGCGGAGAGATCCTCGACGAGCGGGGCGAGGTGCGGCCCTTCGTCCACATCTTCCGGAACGGCCGCGAGGTGCGCTGGCAGGGTGGCCTCGAGACCGTCCTGGAAGCCGACGACGCCATCTCCCTCTTCCCGCCGATCGCCGGAGGCTGA
- a CDS encoding dCMP deaminase family protein, with protein MRPGWDEYFLSVAELVAERATCDRQHVGAVLVRERRILATGYNGAPRGLPHCTEVGCLLYGEHCTRAVHAELNALLQCARFGVAADGATLYCTHTPCVECAKALINAGVREVVYRRPYADDRADVEELFRAAGVLLRQEGGEGGAA; from the coding sequence CTGAGGCCCGGCTGGGACGAGTACTTCTTGAGCGTGGCGGAGCTGGTGGCGGAGAGGGCGACGTGCGACCGGCAGCACGTGGGCGCGGTGCTGGTGCGCGAGCGGCGGATCCTGGCCACCGGGTACAACGGCGCGCCGCGGGGTCTCCCCCACTGCACGGAGGTGGGCTGCCTCCTCTACGGGGAGCATTGCACGCGCGCGGTCCACGCCGAGCTGAACGCGCTCCTGCAGTGCGCGCGCTTCGGGGTGGCGGCCGACGGCGCGACGCTCTACTGCACCCACACGCCCTGCGTGGAGTGCGCCAAGGCGCTGATCAACGCCGGCGTGCGCGAGGTGGTCTACCGCCGCCCGTACGCCGACGACCGGGCGGACGTGGAGGAGCTCTTCCGTGCGGCAGGCGTGCTGCTCCGGCAGGAGGGCGGGGAGGGGGGCGCCGCCTAG
- the hemE gene encoding uroporphyrinogen decarboxylase: protein MRGTERSRTGVSRLLRACRGEPVETTPIWLMRQAGRYLPEYRALQERHGFLTLVKTPELAAEVTLQPLRRFPLDAAILFADILLPLEAMGLGLRYEPGKGPLLDRPVRERRDVERLGAPPAREALAYVLEAARTVRAALAGRSEAEGGPVPLIGFAGGPFTLASYAVEGGGSRDFRRTKALLWQEPELWAVLMDRLTAVTVDYLAAQVEAGAQALQLFDSWAGTLAPEDYRQAVLPWTRRIADAVAQMRTPEGERVPLIHFLTPSAGLLDLAAEAGGDVIGLDWRLELDWARRRLGPARPVQGNLDPLLLAEAPREVLEARVAAILRAAGPRGHVFNLGHGVDPATPPEHVAWLVEAVHRLGRREAGEAGWR from the coding sequence GTGAGGGGGACGGAGCGATCACGGACGGGCGTCTCTCGCCTCCTTCGCGCCTGCCGGGGCGAGCCGGTGGAGACGACGCCGATCTGGCTGATGCGCCAGGCGGGCCGCTACCTCCCCGAGTACCGGGCGCTCCAGGAGAGGCACGGCTTCCTCACCCTGGTGAAGACGCCCGAGCTGGCGGCGGAGGTGACGCTCCAGCCGCTCCGGCGCTTCCCGCTCGACGCCGCCATCCTCTTCGCCGACATCCTGCTTCCCCTCGAGGCGATGGGGCTCGGCCTCCGCTACGAGCCGGGCAAGGGACCGCTCCTCGACCGCCCGGTCCGGGAACGGCGGGACGTGGAGCGCCTGGGCGCGCCGCCGGCGCGGGAGGCGCTCGCCTACGTGCTGGAGGCGGCGCGGACCGTCCGTGCGGCGCTGGCGGGGCGGAGCGAGGCGGAGGGGGGACCGGTCCCCCTGATCGGCTTCGCCGGCGGCCCCTTCACCCTGGCCAGCTATGCGGTGGAGGGCGGCGGCTCCCGCGACTTCCGGCGGACCAAGGCGCTCCTCTGGCAGGAGCCCGAGCTCTGGGCGGTGCTGATGGACCGGCTGACCGCGGTCACCGTCGACTACCTGGCGGCCCAGGTGGAGGCGGGTGCGCAGGCGCTCCAGCTCTTCGACTCCTGGGCGGGGACGCTGGCGCCGGAGGACTACCGGCAGGCCGTCCTCCCGTGGACGCGCCGGATCGCCGATGCGGTGGCGCAGATGCGGACGCCGGAGGGGGAGAGGGTGCCGCTCATCCACTTCCTCACGCCCAGCGCGGGGCTGCTCGACCTGGCCGCGGAGGCGGGGGGCGACGTGATCGGCCTCGACTGGCGGCTGGAGCTGGACTGGGCGCGGCGCCGGCTGGGCCCGGCGCGGCCGGTCCAGGGCAACCTGGACCCGCTCCTCCTGGCCGAGGCGCCGCGGGAGGTGCTGGAGGCGCGCGTGGCCGCCATCCTCCGGGCGGCGGGCCCGCGCGGCCACGTCTTCAACCTGGGGCACGGCGTCGACCCGGCGACGCCGCCCGAGCACGTGGCCTGGCTGGTGGAGGCGGTCCACCGGCTGGGCCGGCGGGAGGCGGGGGAGGCGGGATGGAGATGA
- a CDS encoding S-layer homology domain-containing protein yields MTSPGRPLPPREGSWPGRRGSGWVAPFLLAALLLAPWSGMPGRVQAARTAAASPAAQAAEAAQAAQAAPSPGAAAALALARINVYRGLAGLPPLRLDPELGRAAQAHADYFLQNLADFRQITLAVHREEPGRPGFTGVEPWDRAAAQGYPSRSSIGEDMAFGTGVLEGVDGLMATVYHRFLLLDPYAADAGVGLAGRRGEAAALPVLDLETGRRGDWPRLDPATAVLYPADGQSGVPVAFDGEVPDPLAAFGARPPTGYPITVQFPSLLLSSLELRSASLVDLGSGAAVPFWALTPAEAASAGQKEELGQAVALLPKAPLRPGVRYQVALDLVLRDVSGREVRLHRTWSFTTQARAYPALSRVDARWSLDGRGRVGRVELSLPAGIPGSAVRAFLAGLPVAREAAGGSTCAFRAPAGVTAGPADLLVELDDGQGLVWPDFLGAGEPVAPAAGTPPVRAALSVDGRPAGSAQRLAGGLLRLPLDVVAAFGGWRLRALPGTGERWLEPSQGGAGYLAVAGRALLWPVGRAVLPEPLPAPVVGEGETVWMPLQPGSAPARELLGPSARLVVRGDGSVALNHLLYDTRSHWAGPLIEELARRGVVAGYPDGSFRPDRPVSRGEALALLVRALGLKPVPHPGESWVAQAGFLGAALQEGLLTARDAAAFEPSAPLDRLQLAVWLARTRALARWRPAPATALPYADLAGLSAEERQAVAVVRAAGVMLGEPGAPAPRFAPARPLSRAEAAAVASRLPAPAGH; encoded by the coding sequence TTGACGTCGCCTGGCAGACCGCTCCCCCCGCGCGAAGGGTCATGGCCGGGCCGGCGGGGGTCGGGGTGGGTCGCCCCCTTCCTCCTGGCGGCACTGCTCCTCGCCCCCTGGTCCGGCATGCCGGGGCGCGTCCAGGCGGCCCGGACCGCGGCGGCCTCCCCGGCCGCCCAGGCGGCAGAGGCTGCTCAGGCCGCGCAGGCCGCTCCGTCGCCCGGCGCCGCGGCCGCCCTGGCGCTCGCCCGCATCAACGTCTACCGGGGGCTGGCGGGCCTTCCGCCCCTCCGGCTCGATCCGGAGCTGGGGCGCGCCGCCCAGGCGCACGCCGACTACTTCCTGCAGAATCTGGCCGACTTCCGGCAGATCACCCTGGCCGTCCACCGGGAGGAGCCGGGGCGGCCGGGGTTCACCGGCGTCGAGCCCTGGGACCGGGCGGCGGCGCAGGGTTACCCCTCGCGGTCGAGCATCGGCGAGGACATGGCCTTCGGCACCGGGGTCCTGGAGGGGGTGGACGGGCTGATGGCAACCGTCTACCACCGCTTCCTCCTGCTCGACCCGTACGCCGCCGACGCCGGGGTGGGGCTGGCCGGCCGGCGCGGCGAGGCGGCCGCGCTGCCGGTGCTGGACCTGGAGACCGGCCGCCGGGGCGACTGGCCCCGGCTGGACCCGGCCACCGCGGTCCTGTATCCGGCGGACGGGCAGTCCGGCGTCCCGGTCGCCTTCGACGGGGAGGTGCCCGACCCGCTGGCCGCCTTCGGCGCCCGACCGCCGACCGGCTACCCGATCACGGTCCAGTTCCCCAGCCTGCTGCTCTCGAGCCTTGAGCTGCGGAGCGCCTCGCTGGTCGACCTCGGCAGCGGCGCCGCCGTCCCCTTCTGGGCGCTGACGCCGGCCGAGGCCGCCTCGGCCGGGCAGAAGGAAGAGCTGGGCCAGGCGGTCGCCCTCCTGCCCAAGGCGCCCCTCCGGCCGGGCGTGCGCTACCAGGTGGCGCTGGACCTGGTTCTCCGCGACGTCTCCGGCAGGGAGGTCCGCCTCCACCGCACCTGGAGCTTCACCACCCAGGCCCGGGCCTACCCGGCGCTCTCCCGCGTGGACGCCCGCTGGTCGCTGGACGGGCGGGGGCGCGTCGGGCGCGTCGAGCTCTCGCTCCCCGCAGGCATCCCGGGGAGCGCGGTGCGCGCCTTCCTGGCGGGGCTGCCGGTGGCGCGGGAGGCGGCCGGCGGCTCCACCTGCGCCTTCCGGGCGCCGGCCGGCGTGACGGCCGGGCCGGCCGATCTCCTGGTCGAGCTGGACGACGGGCAGGGGCTCGTCTGGCCGGACTTCCTGGGAGCGGGCGAGCCGGTGGCGCCGGCGGCGGGGACTCCCCCGGTCCGCGCCGCGCTCAGCGTCGACGGGCGCCCGGCGGGGAGCGCCCAGCGGCTGGCAGGCGGGCTCCTCCGCCTGCCCCTGGACGTGGTGGCGGCCTTCGGCGGCTGGCGCCTGCGGGCGCTGCCCGGCACGGGGGAACGGTGGTTGGAGCCCTCCCAGGGGGGTGCCGGTTACCTGGCCGTCGCCGGCCGTGCCCTCCTCTGGCCGGTCGGGCGGGCCGTCCTGCCCGAGCCGCTGCCGGCGCCGGTGGTCGGCGAAGGCGAGACCGTCTGGATGCCGCTCCAGCCGGGGAGCGCGCCGGCGCGGGAGCTGCTGGGGCCGTCGGCGCGGCTGGTGGTGCGGGGCGACGGGAGCGTGGCGCTGAACCACCTCCTCTACGACACCCGCTCCCATTGGGCGGGGCCGCTGATCGAGGAGCTGGCCCGCCGGGGGGTCGTCGCCGGCTACCCGGACGGCTCCTTCCGGCCCGATCGGCCCGTCAGCCGCGGGGAGGCGCTGGCGCTCCTCGTCCGGGCGCTGGGCCTGAAGCCGGTCCCCCACCCGGGTGAGAGCTGGGTGGCGCAGGCGGGCTTCCTGGGCGCCGCGCTCCAGGAAGGGCTGCTCACCGCGCGCGACGCCGCCGCCTTCGAACCGTCCGCGCCGCTCGACCGGCTCCAGCTGGCCGTCTGGCTGGCGCGCACGCGGGCGCTGGCCCGCTGGCGGCCGGCACCGGCCACCGCCCTCCCCTACGCGGACCTGGCAGGGCTGAGCGCGGAGGAGCGCCAGGCCGTCGCCGTCGTCCGGGCAGCGGGCGTCATGTTGGGGGAGCCCGGCGCCCCGGCGCCCCGCTTCGCCCCCGCGCGTCCGCTCAGCCGGGCCGAGGCGGCCGCGGTGGCCTCCCGCCTGCCCGCGCCGGCGGGGCATTGA
- a CDS encoding alpha/beta hydrolase — MASELVRRLRLVVDGLPVRLWATGEPADQAAGRPWLLAVHGAGGGARHWLPLLRLLARERLLALAPDLPGHGGSAARTGEVSIPAYAAWLGRLLDALAASWPGLGRPWLAGHSMGGAIAQEAALAFPERLAGLVLVATGARLRVAPAFLEQMEAGSLPPLLRAPSGEGPGGAEGPGRAEEADPEEVALPVALADFLACDRFDRREAVGAIRLPTLVIHGEADPLTPPRYGEFLASRIPGARLERVPGAGHFVLLEAPEACAEAILAALRPSPGAS, encoded by the coding sequence ATGGCTTCTGAACTCGTACGGCGGCTCCGGCTCGTGGTCGACGGCCTGCCCGTCCGCCTCTGGGCCACCGGGGAGCCGGCGGATCAGGCCGCCGGCCGGCCCTGGCTCCTGGCGGTCCACGGCGCGGGAGGCGGCGCGCGCCACTGGCTGCCGCTGCTCCGGCTGCTGGCGCGGGAGAGGCTTCTGGCGCTTGCGCCCGACCTGCCGGGCCACGGCGGCAGCGCCGCGCGGACGGGCGAGGTGAGCATCCCGGCCTACGCCGCCTGGCTCGGCCGGCTGCTCGACGCCCTGGCCGCCTCCTGGCCCGGTCTCGGGCGGCCCTGGCTCGCCGGCCATTCCATGGGCGGCGCCATCGCCCAGGAGGCGGCGCTGGCGTTCCCGGAACGCCTGGCCGGCCTGGTCCTGGTGGCGACCGGGGCGCGACTGCGGGTGGCCCCGGCCTTCCTGGAGCAAATGGAGGCGGGAAGCCTGCCGCCGCTTCTCCGCGCCCCGTCCGGAGAGGGACCGGGGGGAGCGGAGGGACCCGGGCGAGCGGAGGAAGCGGATCCGGAGGAGGTCGCGCTCCCCGTCGCCCTGGCCGACTTCCTCGCCTGCGACCGCTTCGACCGCCGCGAGGCGGTCGGCGCCATCCGCCTGCCCACCCTGGTGATCCACGGCGAGGCGGATCCCCTGACGCCGCCGCGGTACGGCGAGTTCCTGGCAAGTCGGATCCCCGGTGCCCGGCTCGAGCGGGTGCCCGGTGCCGGCCACTTCGTCCTGCTGGAGGCGCCGGAGGCCTGCGCGGAGGCGATCCTGGCGGCGCTCAGGCCATCTCCCGGAGCGTCCTGA
- the hemG gene encoding protoporphyrinogen oxidase, translating into MSEEPLGSRRPDRPRVAVVGGGVAGLSAALELRDRGLEVLLLEGSGRLGGKVRSERVDGFLLEYGPDSFITYRPAVVEMARRVGIAERMIPTEPGQSSTIWSRGRLEPIPAGLDVMVPTDLRALLATRLISGPGKLRALADLVLPPRRDDADESLEAFVCRRFGREVLDRLAEPLIAGIHGAPPRTMSLRATFPRLAEMERESGSVLRAAWARRRRARRPAAPAIPAASPAAAAREGGGGAAAGAREVTVPKSFFVSFDEGMETLTDAMVAALSAAGVPLRTGAPVERVEAVEAAGAADRAGGGRRRYRLRLAGGEALEADGVVVATPAGAVARLLGDLDPRLAAVAGRIESVPLAVVNLAYRLEELRVPLRGSGFLVPAVERRRINGVTYSSNKFRGRAPAGTILLRAFLGGAANPEMALRPEAEMVAATRQELEAMIGLRAEPVLVRAAAWPQGLPAYTLGHLERVAAIEERLASWPALALAGASYRGIGLPDCIASGISAARRVAEELSGAVRRPA; encoded by the coding sequence ATGAGCGAGGAGCCGCTGGGGAGCCGGCGCCCGGACCGGCCCCGGGTGGCGGTGGTGGGCGGCGGCGTCGCCGGGCTCAGTGCCGCCCTGGAACTCCGCGACCGCGGCCTGGAGGTGCTCCTGCTGGAGGGGAGCGGCCGCCTGGGCGGCAAGGTGCGGAGCGAGCGGGTGGACGGCTTCCTCCTCGAGTACGGGCCGGATTCGTTCATCACCTACCGGCCGGCCGTGGTGGAGATGGCGCGCCGGGTGGGGATCGCGGAGCGGATGATCCCCACCGAGCCGGGGCAGAGCTCCACCATCTGGTCGCGGGGGCGGCTGGAGCCGATCCCCGCCGGCCTCGACGTGATGGTGCCCACGGACCTCCGCGCCCTCCTGGCCACCCGGCTGATCTCCGGTCCGGGGAAGCTGCGCGCGCTGGCCGACCTCGTCCTCCCGCCGCGCCGGGACGATGCCGACGAGAGCCTGGAGGCGTTCGTCTGCCGGCGCTTCGGCCGCGAGGTGCTGGATCGGCTGGCGGAGCCGCTGATCGCCGGCATCCACGGGGCGCCGCCCCGGACCATGAGCCTCCGCGCCACCTTCCCCCGCCTCGCCGAGATGGAGCGGGAGTCGGGCAGCGTCCTGCGGGCGGCCTGGGCGCGGCGCCGCAGGGCGCGGCGGCCGGCTGCCCCCGCCATCCCGGCCGCCTCCCCCGCCGCGGCGGCGAGGGAGGGTGGCGGTGGCGCGGCAGCCGGAGCCAGGGAGGTCACCGTCCCGAAGAGCTTCTTCGTCAGCTTCGACGAGGGCATGGAGACGTTGACCGACGCCATGGTGGCGGCGCTGAGCGCCGCCGGTGTCCCCCTCCGGACGGGCGCGCCGGTGGAGCGGGTGGAGGCCGTCGAGGCGGCGGGCGCCGCCGACCGGGCCGGTGGCGGCCGGCGCCGGTATCGGCTCCGGCTGGCCGGCGGGGAGGCGCTGGAGGCGGACGGCGTGGTGGTGGCCACCCCCGCGGGGGCGGTGGCGCGGCTGCTGGGCGACCTCGACCCCCGGCTGGCGGCCGTGGCCGGGCGGATCGAGAGCGTCCCCCTGGCCGTGGTCAACCTCGCGTACCGCCTGGAGGAGCTCCGGGTGCCGCTCCGCGGGAGCGGCTTCCTCGTGCCCGCGGTGGAGCGCCGGCGGATCAACGGGGTCACCTACAGCTCCAACAAGTTCCGGGGGCGTGCCCCGGCCGGGACGATCCTCCTGCGCGCCTTCCTGGGCGGCGCGGCCAACCCCGAGATGGCGCTCCGCCCCGAGGCGGAGATGGTGGCGGCGACGCGGCAGGAGCTGGAGGCGATGATCGGGCTCCGCGCCGAGCCGGTCCTGGTCCGTGCCGCCGCCTGGCCCCAGGGGCTCCCCGCCTACACCCTGGGCCACCTGGAGCGCGTCGCCGCCATCGAGGAGCGGCTCGCCTCCTGGCCGGCGCTCGCCCTGGCCGGCGCCAGCTACCGCGGCATCGGCCTGCCCGACTGCATCGCCAGCGGGATCTCGGCCGCACGCCGGGTGGCCGAGGAGCTGTCGGGGGCCGTCCGCCGGCCCGCCTGA
- the hemH gene encoding ferrochelatase, which yields MSERGGDAPRETRWGVLLLGFGGPERPEEVPAFLRRLLRREPPPALEAEVTERYRRFGGSPLPAVTRRQRELLEAELRRRGPGWPVEVGMAYADPSIEEGLRRLAEAGVRRLVLLSLTPYRSAVSIDEYERAALEAIDRLGLAMEARRVEPWHRHPLYLGALAERLAATLEEVPEGERDGVPVVFSAHSLPRSMVEAGDPYVRQLEATVRGINLLLGPLNWRLGFQSRGQASREPWLEPDVLQVLEELRIQGHRRVVVHPIGFLADHLETLYDNDVLHRERARELGLAFHRVPCLNDSPRLIRLLAEVAVGAASESERKRG from the coding sequence ATGAGCGAGCGGGGCGGAGACGCTCCCCGGGAAACGCGCTGGGGCGTCCTCTTGCTGGGCTTCGGGGGTCCGGAGAGGCCGGAGGAGGTGCCCGCCTTCCTGCGCAGGCTGCTCCGCCGGGAGCCGCCGCCGGCGCTGGAGGCGGAGGTGACCGAGCGCTACCGGCGCTTCGGCGGCTCGCCCCTGCCGGCGGTCACCCGCCGCCAGCGGGAGCTCCTCGAGGCGGAGCTCCGGCGGCGCGGACCCGGCTGGCCGGTGGAGGTGGGCATGGCCTACGCCGACCCCTCGATCGAGGAAGGGCTCCGCCGCCTGGCGGAGGCGGGCGTCCGGCGCCTCGTCCTGCTCAGCCTGACGCCCTACCGCTCGGCGGTCAGCATCGACGAGTACGAGCGCGCCGCCCTGGAGGCGATCGACCGGCTCGGCCTGGCCATGGAGGCGCGGCGGGTGGAACCATGGCACCGGCATCCGCTCTACCTGGGCGCCCTGGCGGAGCGGCTGGCGGCCACGCTGGAGGAGGTGCCGGAAGGGGAGCGGGACGGCGTGCCGGTCGTCTTCAGCGCCCACAGCCTGCCGCGCTCCATGGTGGAGGCGGGCGACCCGTACGTGCGGCAGCTGGAGGCGACCGTCCGCGGCATCAACCTCCTGCTGGGCCCGCTCAACTGGCGACTGGGCTTCCAGAGCCGCGGGCAGGCGAGCCGGGAGCCCTGGCTGGAGCCGGACGTGCTCCAGGTGCTGGAGGAACTCCGGATCCAGGGCCACCGCCGGGTGGTGGTCCACCCCATCGGCTTCCTGGCCGACCACCTGGAGACGCTCTACGACAATGACGTGCTCCATCGCGAGCGGGCCCGGGAGCTGGGGCTCGCCTTCCACCGCGTCCCCTGCCTCAACGACTCCCCCCGCCTGATCCGCCTCCTCGCCGAGGTGGCGGTCGGGGCCGCCTCGGAAAGCGAGAGGAAGCGAGGATGA
- a CDS encoding dienelactone hydrolase family protein, whose amino-acid sequence MAVEQLFWRASEPPSPGDRSPLLLLFHGYGSNEGDLLALAPLLPGFRLVSARGPLELGPGAYAWFDLGGPTLEIDPGSFLESLQRAEALLDDLSARYACEPHRLVVGGFSQGAMLAAALALRQPARVGALLMMSGRLPPESLVRPADAGGTGRPLAGLEAMITHGRADPLIPPADAEAARDRLQALGAHVTLRLYEMGHQLSGEAAEAVSAWLRTLREMA is encoded by the coding sequence ATGGCGGTGGAACAGCTCTTCTGGCGCGCCAGCGAGCCGCCTTCCCCCGGCGACCGCAGCCCGCTCCTGCTTCTCTTCCACGGCTACGGGAGCAACGAGGGGGATCTGCTGGCGCTGGCGCCGCTGTTGCCCGGCTTTCGCCTCGTCTCCGCCCGCGGCCCCCTGGAGCTGGGCCCGGGCGCCTACGCCTGGTTCGACCTCGGGGGTCCGACGCTGGAGATCGACCCGGGCAGCTTCCTGGAGAGCCTGCAGCGGGCGGAGGCGCTGCTCGACGACCTCTCCGCCCGCTATGCCTGCGAACCGCACCGCCTGGTGGTGGGCGGCTTCAGCCAGGGCGCCATGCTGGCGGCGGCACTCGCCTTGCGGCAGCCCGCCCGGGTGGGCGCGCTCCTGATGATGAGCGGCCGGCTGCCACCCGAGAGCCTCGTCCGGCCCGCCGACGCCGGCGGTACCGGCCGGCCCCTGGCCGGCCTGGAGGCGATGATCACGCACGGGCGTGCCGACCCGCTCATCCCGCCCGCCGACGCCGAGGCGGCGCGCGACCGGCTGCAGGCGCTGGGCGCGCACGTGACGCTCCGGCTGTACGAGATGGGCCACCAGCTGAGCGGGGAGGCGGCCGAGGCGGTGAGCGCCTGGCTCAGGACGCTCCGGGAGATGGCCTGA
- a CDS encoding aldehyde ferredoxin oxidoreductase family protein, with translation MLGGYANRIAWIDLTSGDIEYRPVDERLARTYIGGRGLGVRFVLDNGPHVEPLSPENILCLMNGPISGTLVNMSGRMAVVTRSPLTGTVTDSHIGGWTAARLKWAGFDGLVFRGRADHPVYAYVEDGRVQLMDATPYWGKGIHETIAALRERHGERDVSVLAIGPAGENQVRFAAMINENDRAAGRGGTGAVAGSKGLKAVVIKAPSRLPKPADPEAFSVAHDEALRQINESPITGPRKGGLSVYGTNVLMNITNVAGALPVRNGQTTTMATAELTSGEWVREHILVGEPTCHACPVACKKEVEIKAGRFKVRGESFEYESSWALGANCGNDDAASIAYMIALCNDLGMDTIETGNALSMSMEATERGLLQGERALAWGDTEGMVRTIEAIAHRHPGLGELLADGPARAAQRLGAPELSMSVKGQSIPAYDPRGIQGMGLGYATSNRGACHLRGYTPAAELLGIPVATDRLAWKGKGELLKTFQDLHAFSDSMDVCKFSAFAESAENYAAQFSAVTGWKITAEDVMRIGERIYNLERYYNNLAGFTGDDDTLPRRFLEEPAAGGSEGSVTRLSDMLEEYYAARGWQDGVVPESKLRELGIEPVQSGAA, from the coding sequence ATGCTGGGTGGCTACGCGAACCGGATAGCCTGGATCGACCTGACCAGCGGAGACATCGAGTACAGGCCCGTGGACGAGCGCCTGGCCCGCACCTACATCGGCGGTCGGGGGCTGGGCGTCCGCTTCGTCCTGGACAACGGGCCCCACGTCGAACCCCTCTCTCCGGAGAACATCCTCTGCCTCATGAACGGTCCCATCTCCGGAACGCTCGTCAACATGAGCGGCAGAATGGCCGTGGTGACCCGCTCGCCTCTGACCGGTACCGTGACCGACTCCCACATCGGCGGCTGGACCGCGGCGCGCCTCAAGTGGGCCGGCTTCGACGGCCTGGTCTTCCGCGGGCGCGCCGATCACCCGGTCTACGCCTACGTCGAAGACGGTCGCGTGCAGCTGATGGACGCCACCCCGTACTGGGGGAAGGGCATCCACGAGACCATCGCGGCGCTCCGGGAGCGTCACGGGGAGCGCGACGTCAGCGTGCTGGCCATCGGCCCGGCGGGCGAGAACCAGGTCCGCTTCGCCGCCATGATCAACGAGAACGATCGCGCCGCGGGCCGCGGCGGCACGGGTGCGGTGGCGGGGTCCAAGGGCCTGAAGGCCGTGGTGATCAAGGCGCCGAGCCGTCTGCCCAAACCCGCGGATCCCGAGGCCTTCAGCGTTGCCCACGACGAGGCGCTGCGGCAGATCAACGAGAGCCCGATCACGGGTCCGCGCAAGGGTGGGCTCTCCGTCTACGGGACCAACGTGCTGATGAACATCACCAACGTCGCCGGCGCCCTGCCGGTCCGGAACGGCCAGACGACCACCATGGCCACGGCCGAGCTGACCTCCGGCGAATGGGTGCGCGAGCACATCCTGGTCGGCGAACCCACCTGCCACGCCTGCCCGGTGGCCTGCAAGAAGGAGGTCGAGATCAAGGCAGGCCGCTTCAAGGTCCGGGGCGAGTCCTTCGAATACGAGTCCTCCTGGGCGCTGGGCGCCAACTGCGGCAACGACGACGCCGCGTCCATCGCCTACATGATCGCCCTCTGCAACGACCTGGGGATGGACACCATCGAGACGGGCAATGCGCTCTCCATGAGCATGGAGGCGACCGAGCGCGGCCTGCTCCAGGGCGAGAGGGCGCTCGCCTGGGGCGACACGGAGGGCATGGTGCGCACCATCGAGGCCATTGCCCACCGGCACCCGGGGCTGGGCGAGCTTCTCGCCGACGGCCCCGCGCGGGCGGCGCAGCGCCTGGGCGCTCCCGAGCTCTCGATGAGCGTCAAGGGGCAGTCCATCCCCGCCTACGATCCGCGCGGCATCCAGGGCATGGGCCTGGGCTACGCCACCTCCAACCGGGGAGCGTGCCACCTGCGCGGGTACACGCCGGCCGCCGAGCTGCTCGGCATCCCCGTGGCGACCGATCGGCTGGCCTGGAAAGGCAAGGGGGAGCTGCTCAAGACCTTCCAGGATCTGCACGCCTTCTCCGACTCCATGGACGTCTGCAAGTTCTCGGCCTTCGCCGAGAGCGCGGAGAACTACGCCGCCCAGTTCTCGGCCGTCACGGGCTGGAAGATCACGGCCGAGGACGTGATGCGGATCGGCGAGCGCATCTACAACCTGGAGCGCTACTACAACAACCTCGCCGGCTTCACGGGCGACGACGACACGCTGCCACGGCGCTTCCTCGAGGAGCCGGCGGCGGGCGGCAGCGAGGGCTCGGTCACCCGTCTCTCCGACATGCTGGAGGAGTATTACGCCGCCCGGGGCTGGCAGGACGGCGTCGTGCCCGAATCGAAGCTCCGCGAACTCGGCATCGAACCCGTGCAGAGCGGGGCCGCGTAA